The following are encoded in a window of Numida meleagris isolate 19003 breed g44 Domestic line chromosome 13, NumMel1.0, whole genome shotgun sequence genomic DNA:
- the GDE1 gene encoding glycerophosphodiester phosphodiesterase 1 isoform X2 — MHDETVERTTDGSGRLRDLTFDEIRKLNPSAKHRLWSKFQGEKVPTLREAVVESLQHNLTIYFDVKGHANQAVDALKQLYLEFPRLYNSSIVCSFMPDVVYKMRQADRNVVTALTHRPWQLSHFGDGTPRFSSFWKHYLYMMLDVILDWSLHSFLWRLCGVSAFLIQKNFVSQDYVRHWSSKGIQVVAWTVNTFAEKTYYETVLESSYITDSLVEDCDPHY; from the exons ATGCATGATGAAACAGTAGAAAGGACAACCGATGGGTCCGGAAGATTGCGTGACCTGACTTTTGATGAAATTAGGAAGCTTAATCCATCTGCAAAACATAGGCTATg GAGCAAATTCCAAGGTGAAAAGGTACCAACTCTGAGAGAAGCTGTAGTGGAGTCTTTGCAGCACAATCTTACAATCTACTTTGATGTCAAAGGCCATGCAAATCAG GCAGTTGATGCCCTAAAACAACTCTACCTGGAATTTCCTCGTTTGTATAACAGCAGCATAGTCTGTTCTTTCATGCCAGATGTTGTTTATAAG ATGAGACAAGCTGACAGAAACGTGGTGACAGCGCTAACGCACAGGCCTTGGCAGCTGAGTCACTTTGGAGATGGGACACCTCGCTTCAGTTCCTTCTGGAAACATTATTTGTATATGATGTTGGATGTCATTCTAGATTGGAGCCTTCACAGCTTCCTGTGGCGATTATGTGGGGTTTCAGCTTTCCTCATCCagaaaaattttgtttctca AGATTACGTGAGGCACTGGTCTTCAAAAGGAATTCAAGTGGTTGCCTGGACAGTGAacacatttgcagaaaaaaCATACTACGAAACCGTCCTTGAATCCAGCTACATCACAGACAGCTTGGTGGAGGACTGTGATCCTCACTACTAG
- the GDE1 gene encoding glycerophosphodiester phosphodiesterase 1 isoform X1 gives MLCGGGALLGALTALLGALLALSRSPAMAAVLTAGPFLLLHVFSLEPASPHSAQRVLRPRGAPARIAHRGGAHDAPENTLAAVRQAAENGATGVELDLEFTADGVPILMHDETVERTTDGSGRLRDLTFDEIRKLNPSAKHRLWSKFQGEKVPTLREAVVESLQHNLTIYFDVKGHANQAVDALKQLYLEFPRLYNSSIVCSFMPDVVYKMRQADRNVVTALTHRPWQLSHFGDGTPRFSSFWKHYLYMMLDVILDWSLHSFLWRLCGVSAFLIQKNFVSQDYVRHWSSKGIQVVAWTVNTFAEKTYYETVLESSYITDSLVEDCDPHY, from the exons ATGTTGTGCGGCGGGGGCGCGCTGTTGGGCGCGCTGACGGCGCTGCTGGGCGCGCTGCTGGCGCTGAGCCGTAGCCCGGCGATGGCGGCCGTGCTGACGGCGGGCCCCTTCCTGCTGCTACACGTCTTCAGCCTGGAGCCCGCCTCGCCGCACAGCGCACAGCGCGTCCTGCGGCCCCGCGGCGCCCCCGCCCGCATCGCCCACCGCGGCGGCGCGCACGACGCCCCCGAGAACACGCTGGCGGCCGTCCGACAG gcagCTGAGAATGGAGCAACGGGTGTTGAACTGGATCTTGAATTTACTGCAGATGGTGTTCCCATTCTGATGCATGATGAAACAGTAGAAAGGACAACCGATGGGTCCGGAAGATTGCGTGACCTGACTTTTGATGAAATTAGGAAGCTTAATCCATCTGCAAAACATAGGCTATg GAGCAAATTCCAAGGTGAAAAGGTACCAACTCTGAGAGAAGCTGTAGTGGAGTCTTTGCAGCACAATCTTACAATCTACTTTGATGTCAAAGGCCATGCAAATCAG GCAGTTGATGCCCTAAAACAACTCTACCTGGAATTTCCTCGTTTGTATAACAGCAGCATAGTCTGTTCTTTCATGCCAGATGTTGTTTATAAG ATGAGACAAGCTGACAGAAACGTGGTGACAGCGCTAACGCACAGGCCTTGGCAGCTGAGTCACTTTGGAGATGGGACACCTCGCTTCAGTTCCTTCTGGAAACATTATTTGTATATGATGTTGGATGTCATTCTAGATTGGAGCCTTCACAGCTTCCTGTGGCGATTATGTGGGGTTTCAGCTTTCCTCATCCagaaaaattttgtttctca AGATTACGTGAGGCACTGGTCTTCAAAAGGAATTCAAGTGGTTGCCTGGACAGTGAacacatttgcagaaaaaaCATACTACGAAACCGTCCTTGAATCCAGCTACATCACAGACAGCTTGGTGGAGGACTGTGATCCTCACTACTAG